Proteins from one Ketobacter alkanivorans genomic window:
- a CDS encoding SDR family oxidoreductase: MSSLFSIANKIALVTGGTSGIGYMIAEGLVKHGAKVYVASRKAEACAKTAEALSKLGTCIGIPADLSTEKGCVDLVNEIQQREGKLSILVNNAGVTWGAPLEEYPGSAWDKIQNLNVKSAFVMTQKSLPLLEAAASAADPARVINITSVAGQLTGSMQAYAYGPSKAALNHLTKILANELAARHITVNAIAPGVFPSRMTKFVLQDEATANAQRQAVPLGRLGEPQDMEGLAVFLTSMAGAYVTGNVIALDGGTAVKSPDII; this comes from the coding sequence ATGAGTTCACTATTTTCCATCGCAAACAAAATTGCTCTGGTGACCGGCGGCACCAGCGGTATTGGTTACATGATTGCCGAAGGCCTGGTTAAGCACGGAGCCAAAGTGTATGTGGCATCCCGCAAGGCCGAAGCCTGCGCTAAAACCGCAGAGGCGCTGTCCAAGCTGGGCACATGTATTGGTATTCCTGCCGATCTGTCTACGGAGAAGGGTTGCGTTGATCTGGTGAATGAGATCCAGCAGCGGGAAGGCAAGCTCAGCATTCTGGTGAACAATGCCGGTGTGACCTGGGGCGCGCCGTTGGAAGAATACCCCGGCAGTGCCTGGGACAAGATTCAGAACCTGAATGTAAAATCCGCGTTTGTTATGACCCAGAAAAGTCTGCCGTTGCTGGAGGCTGCCGCCTCGGCAGCCGATCCGGCGCGGGTGATTAATATTACCTCGGTTGCAGGCCAATTAACGGGCAGCATGCAGGCATACGCCTATGGCCCCAGCAAAGCAGCGCTGAACCATCTTACCAAAATACTGGCTAACGAATTGGCTGCGCGCCATATCACTGTCAACGCCATTGCCCCAGGTGTGTTTCCCAGTCGTATGACCAAGTTTGTATTGCAGGATGAAGCGACGGCGAACGCGCAACGGCAGGCAGTCCCCCTGGGCCGCTTGGGAGAGCCGCAGGATATGGAAGGTCTGGCGGTGTTCTTAACGTCCATGGCAGGGGCTTATGTGACGGGCAATGTGATTGCGCTGGATGGTGGTACAGCAGTGAAGTCGCCGGATATTATTTAG
- a CDS encoding GntR family transcriptional regulator, with protein sequence MTVPKSTRSLNVTETLRELLLQGEFPPRTRLQETALAERMQVSRTPIREALRVLAKDGLLDYAPNCGYSVRHFSVEDIVSAFRVRSVLEGLGCRLIAERGLSESLDQALLKTLRQGDQLLQSGQLDRGEFDEWREMNKDFHLAILLETHNDLLVRFARQSRNIPIVFNGSFRWYSLREFQRAHDHHQVIYDAMKNRQPERADFMMQEHVMHAADILKKNYQD encoded by the coding sequence ATGACTGTGCCCAAGTCCACCCGTTCGCTGAATGTCACCGAAACGTTGCGTGAGTTGTTGTTGCAGGGTGAGTTCCCGCCCCGCACTCGCCTGCAGGAAACCGCGTTGGCAGAGCGAATGCAGGTTTCGCGGACACCGATCCGCGAAGCCCTGCGGGTATTGGCCAAGGATGGCCTGTTGGATTACGCGCCGAACTGTGGCTATTCAGTGCGCCATTTTTCGGTGGAGGATATCGTCAGCGCGTTTCGAGTGCGTTCTGTGCTGGAAGGGCTGGGCTGTCGTTTGATTGCAGAGCGTGGCTTGTCGGAGTCACTGGATCAAGCATTGTTAAAGACACTGCGACAAGGCGATCAGCTGCTGCAAAGTGGCCAATTGGATCGTGGTGAGTTTGATGAATGGCGTGAAATGAATAAAGATTTCCACCTGGCCATTCTATTGGAAACCCACAACGATCTGCTGGTGCGATTTGCCAGACAGTCACGGAATATTCCCATTGTATTTAACGGTTCGTTTCGCTGGTACAGCCTGCGGGAGTTTCAGCGTGCCCATGATCATCATCAGGTGATTTACGATGCCATGAAAAACCGGCAACCGGAGCGCGCGGACTTCATGATGCAGGAGCATGTGATGCATGCAGCGGACATTCTGAAAAAGAACTACCAAGATTAA
- a CDS encoding acyl-CoA dehydrogenase family protein produces MSSDHSDNVLSHQERELFRDNFRKFLSKEVAPYYTQWEKAEIFPRELWNKLGENGYLAVDVPEQYGGYGADLSLSAIVIEEFARNNFMALASSVSVHSDIVTPYIQHLGSEQQKQKWLPKLVSGEAVGAIAMTEPGAGSDLQGMRTSAVCNDGQYAINGQKTFITNGQHCDVIVVATKTDPNAGAKGVTLFTVDATLPGFERGRNLEKMGLHCGDTSELFFDNVLVPESEILGGLGQGFSNLMNELPRERLILAVSAIYACEGMLDSTVAYVTERKAFGSAVSQFQNTRFKLAELKTQVEVNKAFVRQCAEKYEAGDLSTVEASMAKLSTTELQCKVADECLQLFGGYGYMMEYGISRAYMDARIQRIYGGTSEIMKEIVARSLVGR; encoded by the coding sequence ATGTCGTCAGACCACTCAGATAATGTATTAAGCCATCAGGAGCGAGAGTTATTCCGAGATAACTTCCGCAAGTTTCTCAGTAAAGAAGTAGCACCCTATTACACCCAGTGGGAGAAGGCGGAGATCTTTCCTCGTGAGTTGTGGAACAAGCTGGGGGAGAACGGGTACCTGGCGGTGGATGTGCCGGAGCAATACGGCGGCTATGGGGCAGATCTGTCCCTCAGCGCTATCGTTATCGAGGAATTCGCCCGCAATAATTTCATGGCGCTGGCCTCAAGCGTTTCAGTGCATTCCGACATCGTGACACCCTATATTCAGCATCTTGGCAGCGAACAACAAAAACAAAAGTGGTTGCCGAAACTGGTGAGTGGTGAGGCGGTGGGTGCGATTGCCATGACCGAGCCTGGCGCAGGCTCCGACCTGCAGGGCATGCGTACCAGTGCGGTGTGCAATGATGGCCAGTATGCCATTAATGGTCAGAAGACGTTCATTACGAACGGCCAGCACTGCGATGTGATCGTGGTGGCCACGAAAACCGATCCCAATGCCGGTGCCAAAGGGGTGACGTTGTTTACGGTGGATGCCACCCTGCCCGGCTTTGAGCGCGGTCGTAACCTGGAGAAGATGGGGCTGCATTGTGGTGACACGTCGGAGCTGTTTTTCGACAACGTACTGGTGCCGGAATCCGAGATTCTGGGAGGCTTGGGTCAGGGCTTTAGCAATTTAATGAATGAGCTGCCCCGTGAGCGCTTGATCCTGGCCGTGAGTGCCATTTACGCCTGTGAAGGCATGCTGGATTCCACCGTGGCCTACGTTACCGAGCGCAAGGCGTTTGGTTCTGCGGTGTCGCAGTTCCAGAACACTCGTTTCAAGCTGGCTGAGTTGAAAACCCAGGTGGAAGTGAACAAAGCCTTTGTGCGGCAGTGCGCCGAGAAATACGAAGCCGGAGACTTGAGTACGGTGGAAGCCTCCATGGCCAAGCTGTCTACCACAGAGCTGCAGTGCAAAGTGGCCGATGAGTGTCTGCAGTTGTTTGGTGGCTATGGCTACATGATGGAATACGGTATCTCGCGGGCGTATATGGATGCCCGCATCCAACGTATTTATGGGGGAACTTCTGAGATCATGAAAGAGATCGTAGCGCGTTCGCTGGTGGGGCGTTAA
- a CDS encoding flavin monoamine oxidase family protein yields MAHSILFKQLHHLLQQARNLNLTAQGHSPAQAPTNPGRRRFIRNSALGGTALMSAGSLTGCFGAKSERVAIVGGGLAGLNAAYQLGKAGLKVNVYEARGRAGGRVRTVHSVLGEGLDTDLGGELVNTDHEDMLTLIDEFGLSVASRIEPNPELDKVAFFYGGRKRSEAEMAEALRPFAAQLMSDAELLDADWDTYAPIFDNQSLAEYLDMHADKIPADPDIRDLMEGAVRVEYGVEPTDSSILQLLYLLPVVDGDHVEVLSTSDEAYVINGGSETVVNSLRAALAGQIHTQRALTKLIQTESGYRLSFDKGRDVEAEYVILALPFSALRNVEIGVELPETLNRFIHEVDLGRNEKVIAGVTQRVWRGPNGFEIEAWNDQTASLLWDSSLRQPELPEGSLTFFVGGNEVDITASGSADEQGSALMGEYSNVIAGLANVSNGKFVRTSWCTTQYIGGGYTNFKPGQYTELAEEWLYIEADDPEEAQEFALDNLIFAGEHTSDEYYGFMNGAVQSGRLAAQRVLRTLEAE; encoded by the coding sequence ATGGCACACAGTATTCTGTTCAAACAACTGCATCACCTGCTGCAACAAGCCCGTAACCTGAATCTGACAGCACAAGGGCACAGCCCTGCTCAGGCTCCAACCAATCCCGGGCGACGCCGCTTTATACGCAACAGCGCGCTGGGCGGCACGGCACTAATGTCTGCAGGTAGCCTCACCGGTTGCTTTGGTGCCAAAAGTGAGCGAGTAGCCATTGTTGGTGGCGGTCTGGCTGGCCTCAATGCCGCCTACCAACTGGGTAAAGCAGGCTTGAAAGTCAACGTCTACGAAGCGCGGGGCCGCGCCGGTGGCCGGGTACGCACTGTGCACAGCGTATTAGGCGAAGGCCTGGATACCGATCTGGGAGGCGAGCTGGTGAACACCGATCACGAGGACATGCTGACACTGATCGATGAATTCGGCCTCTCCGTGGCCAGTCGCATCGAACCCAACCCTGAGCTGGACAAAGTCGCCTTCTTTTATGGTGGCCGCAAACGCAGTGAAGCAGAAATGGCAGAAGCCCTGCGCCCCTTCGCTGCCCAATTAATGAGCGACGCTGAATTACTGGATGCAGACTGGGACACCTATGCCCCCATCTTCGATAACCAGTCCCTGGCTGAATATCTGGACATGCACGCTGACAAAATCCCCGCCGATCCAGATATTCGAGACCTGATGGAAGGGGCCGTGCGGGTCGAGTATGGCGTAGAACCCACTGACTCCTCCATACTTCAATTACTGTATCTGTTACCGGTGGTGGATGGTGATCATGTTGAGGTGCTCAGCACCAGTGACGAAGCCTATGTAATCAACGGTGGCTCCGAAACCGTGGTGAACAGTCTGCGCGCTGCCCTGGCTGGACAGATCCACACTCAACGCGCCCTCACTAAATTGATACAAACCGAAAGTGGCTATCGGCTCAGCTTCGACAAAGGTCGCGATGTGGAAGCAGAATACGTGATTCTGGCGCTGCCTTTCAGCGCTCTGCGTAACGTAGAAATCGGCGTTGAATTACCCGAGACCCTGAACCGCTTTATCCATGAGGTGGATCTGGGCCGCAACGAAAAGGTCATCGCCGGAGTCACCCAACGAGTTTGGCGCGGGCCCAACGGTTTTGAAATCGAAGCCTGGAACGATCAAACCGCATCCCTGCTGTGGGACAGCAGCCTGCGTCAGCCTGAATTACCTGAAGGCTCACTGACGTTCTTTGTCGGTGGCAACGAAGTCGACATCACCGCCAGCGGCAGCGCAGACGAGCAGGGTAGTGCGCTGATGGGTGAATACAGCAATGTCATCGCTGGACTGGCAAACGTAAGTAACGGCAAATTTGTGCGCACGTCATGGTGCACCACCCAATACATCGGCGGCGGTTATACCAATTTCAAACCAGGACAATACACCGAGCTGGCAGAAGAGTGGTTGTACATCGAAGCCGACGACCCGGAAGAAGCACAGGAATTCGCCCTGGATAACCTGATTTTTGCCGGAGAGCACACCAGTGATGAGTATTACGGTTTCATGAACGGTGCCGTGCAAAGTGGCCGCCTGGCCGCACAACGGGTACTGCGCACCCTGGAAGCCGAATAA
- a CDS encoding GFA family protein: MNEETMEGKCLCGAVSIKAKTTKDVEACHCGMCRQWGGGPFIAIHCGPDVQLTGVESITEFDSSTWASRAFCKTCGTHLFYRFKPSNDLVVPAGLFQDQTGFELKEQIFVDKKPAYYDFSNKTEMLTEAQVFQKYASK; encoded by the coding sequence ATGAATGAAGAAACTATGGAAGGTAAATGCTTGTGTGGGGCTGTTTCCATAAAAGCCAAAACAACTAAAGATGTTGAAGCATGCCATTGTGGAATGTGCCGACAGTGGGGTGGCGGACCTTTTATAGCCATTCATTGCGGGCCCGATGTACAACTCACGGGGGTTGAGAGCATAACGGAGTTTGACTCATCTACCTGGGCTTCACGAGCGTTCTGTAAAACCTGCGGCACACATTTATTTTATCGCTTTAAGCCCTCAAATGATTTGGTTGTTCCTGCCGGTTTATTCCAAGATCAAACTGGCTTCGAACTAAAAGAACAAATTTTTGTCGATAAAAAGCCTGCTTACTATGATTTTTCCAATAAAACAGAAATGCTGACCGAGGCACAGGTTTTCCAAAAATACGCGTCAAAGTGA
- a CDS encoding tautomerase family protein translates to MPYVNIQITREDVTAQQKAELIRGTTDLLQQVLNKNPATTFVVIEEVLMENWGVGGVPVEQFRQQLKATGTS, encoded by the coding sequence ATGCCTTACGTTAATATTCAGATTACCCGAGAAGACGTTACCGCCCAGCAGAAAGCGGAGCTGATCCGGGGCACCACGGATTTGCTGCAACAGGTATTGAATAAAAACCCGGCAACCACCTTTGTCGTGATTGAGGAAGTATTGATGGAGAACTGGGGAGTGGGTGGTGTTCCCGTGGAACAGTTTCGCCAGCAACTGAAAGCAACCGGCACATCCTGA
- a CDS encoding LysR family transcriptional regulator yields the protein MHNWDDFRYFLAVANCGSFSMAAKALGVNHSTVSRRIQVLEERHGVRLLDRTPTGYQMTEAGASIYDIVQTIQDNELKASRVLLGQDSRLEGNIKLTMPHDLFESCLAAPVKQFCHQHPAIELSLLVSHGLKNLANREADIAVRLTPNPPDYLVGTCITQMQHGIYAHTSQSHLKTTPIIVWGQEPELPEWALTHFHKPFIALRVDDLASMHRAVQAGFGVARMPCFFPDAVQAADVKRLPIELPRSDWGVWLLSHADLRNTARIQRCRQFLTTALTDLIPTFEGKHSRY from the coding sequence ATGCACAACTGGGATGATTTTCGCTACTTTCTCGCTGTCGCCAACTGTGGCAGCTTCTCAATGGCCGCCAAAGCGCTTGGCGTAAACCACTCCACCGTATCCCGGCGCATTCAAGTGTTAGAAGAGCGCCACGGCGTAAGGCTGCTCGACCGCACACCCACCGGCTATCAGATGACCGAAGCCGGGGCCTCTATCTACGACATTGTTCAAACCATTCAGGATAACGAACTGAAGGCTTCCCGCGTATTACTGGGGCAGGATTCCCGTTTGGAAGGCAACATCAAACTCACCATGCCCCACGACTTGTTCGAGTCCTGCCTGGCGGCCCCGGTGAAACAGTTCTGCCACCAACACCCCGCCATCGAATTGAGCTTACTGGTTTCACACGGCTTGAAAAACCTGGCCAACCGCGAAGCCGACATTGCCGTGCGGCTCACACCCAACCCGCCTGACTATCTAGTAGGAACATGCATCACCCAAATGCAACACGGCATTTACGCTCATACCAGCCAAAGCCACCTGAAAACCACACCAATCATTGTGTGGGGCCAAGAGCCCGAGCTGCCGGAATGGGCACTCACTCATTTTCATAAACCCTTTATAGCGCTACGCGTGGATGATCTGGCCAGCATGCATCGGGCAGTACAAGCAGGCTTCGGCGTAGCGCGCATGCCCTGTTTTTTTCCTGATGCAGTCCAGGCAGCGGATGTAAAACGCCTGCCCATTGAACTGCCCAGATCCGACTGGGGAGTCTGGTTATTGAGCCACGCCGATTTACGCAACACTGCCCGCATCCAACGTTGCAGACAATTTCTAACAACCGCTCTTACTGATTTAATCCCCACTTTTGAAGGAAAGCATTCTCGGTACTGA
- a CDS encoding calcium-binding protein encodes METRLAYRALLQFGAGISAGSISASQSGNDLVLTISATDSITVKDWFGSINYRLGQIQFDGEEPQSAQSFVDNLLNPPIE; translated from the coding sequence ATGGAAACCAGACTTGCTTATCGTGCTTTGCTACAGTTTGGTGCCGGTATCTCTGCCGGTAGCATCAGTGCTTCCCAGTCCGGCAACGATCTGGTGCTCACCATATCAGCCACTGACAGCATCACCGTGAAAGATTGGTTTGGCTCTATAAACTACCGCCTTGGCCAGATCCAATTTGATGGTGAAGAGCCTCAAAGTGCGCAATCCTTTGTCGACAACCTACTCAACCCACCCATCGAATAA
- a CDS encoding GFA family protein: MYTGSCLCGGVTFEIDGELEPIQICHCIQCRKAQGSAIVTNIPVQEVNFRLISGADLIGAFESSPGKQRCFCKNCGSPVYSKTVKVPGVVRIRAGTLDGDLNTKPAVHFYMAHKANWFEVNDALPHYREGYVVEA, translated from the coding sequence ATGTATACAGGAAGTTGCCTTTGCGGCGGTGTGACGTTTGAGATTGACGGTGAACTGGAACCCATTCAGATATGCCATTGCATACAGTGCCGCAAAGCGCAGGGCAGTGCCATCGTAACCAATATCCCGGTACAGGAGGTGAACTTTAGATTGATCAGCGGGGCTGATTTGATTGGTGCTTTTGAATCATCGCCGGGCAAGCAGCGTTGTTTCTGTAAAAACTGCGGATCACCGGTGTACAGCAAAACCGTGAAAGTGCCAGGTGTGGTGCGGATTAGGGCCGGTACGTTGGATGGCGATTTGAATACTAAGCCAGCGGTGCATTTTTACATGGCGCACAAAGCGAATTGGTTTGAGGTGAATGATGCGTTGCCCCATTACCGGGAAGGGTATGTGGTTGAGGCATGA
- a CDS encoding sterol desaturase family protein, protein MSINDLVALSIVLFVALAAVAEWLSGRSANGARTASDWKMAGLTVTMMVAVQRPLVLLIIGLGLTWLIPGSAGSLAWMQNEYFWPTLIAFFVLEELIHGAGHYFAHCRRPKARWAQAVQAVFKLSHRPHHMSGDDERGQISVVHTFTNGWLWWFVMPNYWFQLLALYLGLTEVFLWGTVVKGLWSAHTHANWNYDLYFHNHQWAWVRKTMWALAHVFTFPTQHHHHHARGKNSAKNVCGSLALFDWLIFDTLAIETARPDVYGWRQSEKEQKSALYRYFNTDLKPYLR, encoded by the coding sequence ATGTCCATTAATGATTTGGTGGCGCTGTCTATCGTACTGTTTGTGGCGTTGGCAGCGGTGGCGGAATGGTTGAGCGGGCGCAGTGCCAATGGCGCACGCACTGCCAGTGATTGGAAGATGGCGGGCCTGACCGTGACCATGATGGTGGCGGTGCAGCGACCCTTAGTGCTGTTGATCATCGGATTGGGGCTGACTTGGTTGATCCCCGGTAGTGCCGGCTCGTTGGCGTGGATGCAGAATGAGTATTTTTGGCCCACATTGATCGCATTTTTTGTGCTGGAAGAATTGATTCACGGTGCCGGGCACTATTTTGCCCATTGCCGTAGGCCCAAGGCGCGTTGGGCACAAGCAGTGCAGGCGGTGTTCAAGCTTTCCCACCGGCCCCACCATATGAGCGGCGATGATGAGCGCGGCCAGATCAGCGTGGTGCATACCTTCACCAACGGATGGTTGTGGTGGTTTGTGATGCCCAACTACTGGTTTCAATTGTTGGCGCTGTATTTGGGTTTAACCGAAGTGTTTTTGTGGGGCACTGTGGTGAAAGGGTTGTGGTCGGCTCATACTCATGCCAACTGGAATTACGACCTGTACTTCCATAATCATCAGTGGGCCTGGGTGCGCAAAACCATGTGGGCGCTGGCGCATGTATTCACCTTCCCTACCCAGCATCACCACCATCATGCTCGGGGTAAAAATTCAGCGAAGAATGTGTGTGGCTCATTGGCGTTGTTTGATTGGCTGATTTTCGACACTCTGGCTATCGAAACGGCGCGCCCGGACGTGTACGGATGGCGTCAGTCAGAAAAAGAACAGAAAAGCGCGTTGTATCGTTACTTCAACACCGACCTGAAGCCCTACCTGCGTTGA
- a CDS encoding LysR substrate-binding domain-containing protein, whose translation MKLNLRAVDLNLLPIFVAVVEEGQLSRAAQRLGMSQPAVSAALQRLRLTVDDPLFTRSRTGLTPTPRAKSLYQDVSTHLQNVAQALDPSQCFDPTTSDRTFRLIAPDYFEFLALGSFMASLRQTSPHISVQMLPQQDGWNRLLLDNDVDFAIDTLLPTDDRLQARPLLQETLAVVARHNHPTIQGKLTLEDFLAAEHVVLPLRERQVLPLDQILGRPGWRRQVGAQVVHYGNLFSVASASNLIATVPMRMATRLAAPFGLQVLPFPAPVPKIVIYLIWPRALAKDPAHNWFKTLLEQELARLA comes from the coding sequence ATGAAGCTGAATTTACGTGCTGTCGATCTCAACCTGTTACCCATCTTTGTGGCCGTGGTGGAAGAGGGCCAGTTGTCCCGCGCCGCCCAGCGCCTGGGCATGAGCCAGCCCGCCGTAAGTGCAGCTCTGCAGCGATTACGGCTTACCGTGGACGATCCATTATTCACTCGCTCCCGCACTGGCTTAACACCCACACCACGTGCGAAAAGCCTGTACCAGGATGTAAGCACACACTTACAGAATGTAGCCCAAGCTCTCGACCCGTCTCAATGTTTCGACCCCACCACCAGTGATCGCACCTTTCGCCTGATCGCACCAGACTACTTTGAGTTTCTGGCCCTGGGTTCATTCATGGCCAGCCTACGTCAAACCAGCCCCCATATCAGTGTCCAAATGCTGCCCCAACAGGATGGTTGGAACCGACTGCTGTTGGACAACGATGTGGATTTCGCCATCGATACCCTGCTGCCAACAGACGATCGCCTGCAGGCAAGGCCGCTTTTGCAGGAAACCCTGGCGGTGGTGGCCAGACATAATCATCCCACCATACAAGGCAAGCTGACATTAGAAGACTTTTTGGCAGCAGAGCATGTGGTGCTACCACTACGTGAACGCCAGGTGTTGCCACTGGATCAAATCCTGGGGCGACCAGGCTGGCGTCGCCAAGTGGGGGCCCAGGTGGTGCATTATGGCAATCTGTTTTCGGTGGCCAGTGCCAGCAACTTAATTGCTACGGTACCCATGCGCATGGCCACGCGCTTGGCAGCGCCCTTCGGCTTACAGGTTTTGCCGTTTCCGGCACCGGTACCCAAGATAGTCATCTATCTGATCTGGCCAAGAGCGCTGGCCAAGGATCCCGCTCATAACTGGTTTAAAACTTTGCTGGAACAAGAACTCGCGCGCCTGGCGTAA
- a CDS encoding alpha/beta hydrolase family esterase, translating to MTAIETWGIATLRRLTLAIGLSALAGCGASDKSDLACLENQNFPVAAYDAVEVACPSLDYQLTVPETCENGGCGVILDIHGGTMDARVEDAGTNLSALGKDAIAFGASTPYIVIQPSEPSGIWSEAGTDDQNVLDFMQSVVNVFNADTNRIHMGGFSQGSSMTWRFICNYTDTFASFAPIAGVNPNDQGNIGCDLPRTPILFVNGLLDPFAIYAFEATPVLATVRETIGAANLEELTLGEGDKHTHISLTGNGYLFEHISHDSIGLVGGHCIPGGTSVLGCSGSFAYGEEALKFYIEHPKP from the coding sequence ATGACCGCTATTGAAACATGGGGAATAGCTACCCTAAGAAGACTTACCTTAGCCATCGGCCTGAGTGCTTTGGCTGGATGTGGTGCCAGCGATAAAAGCGATTTAGCCTGTCTGGAAAACCAGAACTTTCCAGTCGCTGCCTACGATGCCGTTGAAGTGGCCTGCCCCAGCCTTGATTACCAGCTGACGGTTCCTGAAACCTGCGAAAACGGAGGTTGCGGTGTTATTCTGGATATTCACGGCGGCACCATGGACGCACGCGTGGAAGATGCCGGCACCAATTTATCCGCACTGGGTAAAGACGCCATTGCCTTCGGCGCTTCAACCCCCTATATCGTTATTCAACCTTCTGAACCCAGTGGCATCTGGTCAGAAGCAGGCACAGATGATCAGAACGTATTGGATTTTATGCAAAGCGTTGTCAATGTCTTTAATGCCGACACCAATCGCATTCATATGGGTGGTTTTTCTCAAGGCAGTTCTATGACCTGGCGCTTTATCTGCAACTACACGGATACCTTCGCAAGCTTTGCCCCCATTGCAGGCGTCAACCCTAACGATCAAGGTAATATTGGCTGTGATTTACCACGCACACCTATTTTGTTTGTAAATGGTTTGCTTGATCCTTTTGCAATTTATGCCTTCGAAGCCACGCCGGTATTGGCAACCGTTCGTGAAACCATTGGCGCAGCGAATTTGGAAGAACTCACACTGGGCGAAGGTGATAAACACACCCACATCAGTCTGACCGGTAATGGCTATTTATTCGAACACATATCACATGATTCAATTGGTCTGGTGGGAGGTCATTGCATACCCGGCGGAACCAGTGTTCTGGGCTGCAGCGGAAGTTTCGCTTACGGAGAAGAAGCGTTGAAATTCTACATCGAACATCCCAAGCCTTAA
- a CDS encoding RCC1 domain-containing protein: protein MRSALILLLSSVLSLGLIGCGGDLDDRGMVSIEILGNGSASVTGTDIDCPETCQREVVFTQLEVNSIANNSRTITVQANVDPDSELLGWLPTGRTFISNDTTVCESDPICQVRMQDTCGVVHYLPVACAANAINDLELRPVVMNTNSLIDWDRSGGYICVLQQPGEAQCWQSSAARYRNFEHTDTPSLINPTQVSVSWNYGCALDQTGVHCWSSEPDAIIAEPSILFGLSHVEQISVRIGYYGCALADGDVTCWQRKALAVTPSLNDPTNLRREGNSTCVDDGTEKVCWSFTAGEYVESRQPLIPTT from the coding sequence ATGCGATCAGCACTAATACTATTATTAAGTTCAGTCTTAAGTTTAGGCCTTATCGGTTGCGGCGGTGATTTAGATGATCGAGGTATGGTCAGTATTGAAATACTCGGCAATGGTTCAGCCAGCGTAACCGGCACCGATATAGACTGCCCGGAAACCTGCCAACGTGAAGTTGTTTTTACCCAACTTGAAGTAAACAGTATTGCGAATAACTCCAGAACCATCACCGTGCAAGCCAATGTAGACCCCGACAGTGAGCTGCTTGGCTGGCTGCCAACGGGCAGAACATTCATCAGTAACGACACGACTGTCTGTGAAAGCGATCCGATCTGCCAGGTGAGAATGCAAGATACCTGTGGCGTAGTGCATTATCTGCCAGTGGCCTGCGCTGCCAACGCCATAAACGACCTTGAGTTACGCCCGGTTGTGATGAACACCAACAGCCTTATCGATTGGGACAGATCGGGCGGGTATATCTGTGTACTGCAACAACCCGGTGAAGCGCAATGCTGGCAAAGTTCGGCTGCAAGGTATCGCAATTTTGAACACACAGATACACCTTCATTGATTAACCCTACCCAGGTTTCCGTTTCCTGGAATTATGGCTGCGCTTTGGATCAAACCGGCGTTCACTGCTGGTCATCTGAACCGGACGCAATCATCGCCGAGCCCAGCATACTGTTTGGCTTAAGTCATGTTGAACAAATCAGTGTCCGCATCGGTTATTACGGCTGCGCACTGGCGGATGGTGACGTAACGTGCTGGCAAAGAAAGGCTTTGGCTGTCACACCCTCACTGAATGACCCCACCAACTTGCGTCGCGAAGGTAACAGCACCTGCGTGGATGATGGTACAGAGAAGGTATGCTGGAGCTTTACAGCCGGTGAATACGTAGAATCACGACAGCCACTGATCCCCACCACATAA